One Purpureocillium takamizusanense chromosome 1, complete sequence genomic window carries:
- the SCH9 gene encoding Non-specific serine/threonine protein kinase (COG:T~EggNog:ENOG503NUBB), translated as MPGINPIARTAATDDEGVDQIGSDTPRSGIATPQPDLQDKRLPGIMSYFGQVRPDPPATETSSHPPPVEHAALREHGEKNKGASATSCQSQVSAQSSVHCGGRTSHEAHPSLPSHGTEPARPSRALSHPYPTPPASQPSSSGGSMTQDVSLSLSNAHARAAFTVGSRTGKESLEEGRSQASDALSEVAASAGQSGRRSTSPQQPTPLSTSLATAPASSSKWFSLEGLKELTRGTIFKSGPPTPTRALSAAHSSQSDGRDTPGRTSHDGAEHSGTQTPRNSTSAGAQVPLARGKLTIKIVEARGLRKCRDPYVVAVFQRSELISGGPRPSEEDEHNLNAPTSVIGSIPIQRQGSDSGRPMAIPMRSRQSSNTSITDYNTFRNRTTRTPSSNPKWDAEAVFDVVDSDMAVAISVYDHMTTGEEFLGQVDFQASRDDHSTMRSWYTLKGHADTVAEDAPTGEIYVECLYQRSEKKQFGPSDFEILKLIGKGTFGQVYQVRKRDTQRIYAMKVLQKKVIVQKKEVAHTVGERNILVRTAMSDSPFIVGLKFSFQTPSELYLVTDYMSGGELFWHLQKEGRFDERRAKFYIAELILAIQHLHNNDIVYRDLKPENILLDANGHIALCDFGLSKANLTKNDTTNTFCGTTEYLAPEVLLDESGYTKMVDFWSLGVLVFEMCCGWSPFYAEDTQQMYKNIAFGKVRFPRDTLSQEGRNFVKGLLNRNPKHRLGATEDAKELMQHPFFADIDWDLLAKKLITPPFKPKLKSETDVSYFDPEFTTALEQNGSLNERAAALARGYAASTPLSPSVQANFQGFTFVDESALDDHMKDRFRSSDDDMDDAHGAANNDDDDWDNLDDIDPRKANRMSGIVKTSHHDEHLVGGSHFDP; from the exons GAGAAGAACAagggcgcctcggcgacgtcgtgtCAATCGCAGGTTTCTGCCCAGAGCTCCGTGCACTGTGGCGGCCGGACAAGCCACGAGGCCCATCCGTCTCTGCCATCGCATGGGACCGAACCTGCGAGACCGTCGCGAGCCCTCTCTCATCCCTATCCCACTCCTCCCGCTTCACAACCCTCTTCTTCTGGCGGCTCCATGACGCAAGACGTGAGCTTGAGCTTGTCCAAcgcccacgcgcgcgctgccTTTACGGTCGGCTCGCGCACGGGGAAGGAGtcgctcgaggagggccgATCCCAAGCTTCCGACGCCTTGTCAGAagtggcggcctcggccggtCAAAGTGGCCGtcgctcgacgtcgccccAGCAGCCCACTCCCTTGTCTACTTCTTTGGCAACGGCAcccgcgagctcgagcaaATGGTTTTCTCTTGAGGGACTCAAAGAGCTAACTCGTGGCACAATTTTCAAGAGCGGTCCACCGACTCCCACGAGAGCATTGTCTGCTGCTCACTCTTCCCAATCAGACGGCAGAGACACGCCGGGACGGACCAGCCACGATGGTGCTGAGCATAGCGGCACCCAGACCCCTCGCAACTCGACGTCTGCCGGCGCTCAGGTGCCTTTGGCGAGGGGCAAACTCACAATCAAGATTGTCGAGGCGCGGGGTCTGCGGAAATGTCGTGACCCTtatgtcgtcgccgtgttTCAGCGCAGCGAGCTAATTTCGGgcgggccgaggccgtccgaAGAGGATGAGCACAATCTGAACGCGCCGACGTCTGTCATTGGCAGCATCCCGATCCAGCGCCAGGGTAGTGACTCAGGTCGCCCCATGGCCATTCCGATGCGCAGCCGTCAGAGCAGCAACACTAGCATCACCGATTATAATACATTTCGGAACCGAACGACTCGCACTCCCTCCTCGAACCCAAAGTGggatgccgaggccgtctt TGACGTCGTCGATTCCGACATGGCGGTAGCGATTTCCGTATACGACCACATGACTACGGGCGAAGAATTCCTGGGACAAGTCGATTTCCAAGCGTCGCGAGACGACCACAGCACCATGCGCAGTTGGTACACGTTGAAGGGCCACGCCGACACagtggccgaggacgccccGACGGGCGAAATATACGTTGAATGCCTATACCAGCGATCGGAGAAGAAGCAATTTGGCCCAAGTGATTTCGAAATCCTCAAGCTCATCGGAAAGGGGACCTTTGGGCAAGTTTATCAGGTTCGGAAGCGCGATACGCAGCGCATCTACGCCATGAAGGTGCTGCAAAAGAAGGTCATTGTGCAGAAGAAGGAGGTTGCCCACACCGTGGGAGAACGCAACATCCTCGTGCGAACGGCCATGTCGGATTCGCCCTTCATTGTTGGCCTCAAGTTCTCGTTCCAGACGCCGTCGGAGCTGTATCTCGTGACAGACTACATGTCGGGTGGCGAGCTGTTCTGGCACCTGCAAAAAGAGGGTCGCTTCGACGAAAGGCGAGCCAAGTTCTATATCGCGGAGCTGATCCTTGCGATCCAGCACCTTCACAACAACGATATCGTGTATCGCGACTTGAAGCCTGAGAacatcctcctcgacgccaatGGCCACATCGCGTTGTGCGACTTCGGCCTCTCCAAGGCCAACCTGACGAAGAacgacaccaccaacacGTTCTGCGGTACTACGGAATACCTGGCGCCCGAGGTCTTGTTGGACGAGTCTGGTTACACCAAGATGGTCGACTTCTGGTCCCTCGGCGTTCTCGTCTTCGAGATGTGCTGCGGCTGGAGCCCGTTCTACGCCGAGGACACGCAACAGATGTACAAGAACATTGCCTTCGGCAAGGTCCGGTTCCCTCGGGACACGCTCTCGCAAGAAGGGCGCAACTTCGTCAAGGGGTTGCTTAACAGAAACCCCAAGCACAGGCTCGGAGCGACAGAAGACGCCAAGGAGCTTATGCAGCATCCCTTCTtcgccgacatcgactgGGACCTCCTGGCCAAGAAGCTCATCACACCGCCGTTCAAGCCTAAGCTCAAGTCTGAGACAGACGTCTCGTACTTTGACCCCGAGTTCACCACCGCCCTGGAACAGAACGGGTCGCTCAACGAGCGTGCGGCTGCCCTGGCCAGAGGCtacgccgcctcgacgccgctgtcCCCATCCGTGCAGGCCAACTTCCAGGGCTTCACCTTTGTTGATGAGAGTGCGCTCGATGATCACATGAAGGATCGGTTCCGCTCAagtgacgacgacatggatgacgcccacggcgctgccaacaatgatgacgacgactggGACAATCTCGACGACATTGATCCGCGCAAGGCAAATCGAATGAGCGGTATCGTCAAGACGTCCCACCACGACGAGCACCTGGTCGGTGGGTCGCATTTTGACCCGTAA
- the SCH9 gene encoding Non-specific serine/threonine protein kinase (COG:T~EggNog:ENOG503NUBB), protein MSGTAEGAHANHGGFDLLRRATQAMMSRTAATDDEGVDQIGSDTPRSGIATPQPDLQDKRLPGIMSYFGQSGPPTPTRALSAAHSSQSDGRDTPGRTSHDGAEHSGTQTPRNSTSAGAQVPLARGKLTIKIVEARGLRKCRDPYVVAVFQRSELISGGPRPSEEDEHNLNAPTSVIGSIPIQRQGSDSGRPMAIPMRSRQSSNTSITDYNTFRNRTTRTPSSNPKWDAEAVFDVVDSDMAVAISVYDHMTTGEEFLGQVDFQASRDDHSTMRSWYTLKGHADTVAEDAPTGEIYVECLYQRSEKKQFGPSDFEILKLIGKGTFGQVYQVRKRDTQRIYAMKVLQKKVIVQKKEVAHTVGERNILVRTAMSDSPFIVGLKFSFQTPSELYLVTDYMSGGELFWHLQKEGRFDERRAKFYIAELILAIQHLHNNDIVYRDLKPENILLDANGHIALCDFGLSKANLTKNDTTNTFCGTTEYLAPEVLLDESGYTKMVDFWSLGVLVFEMCCGWSPFYAEDTQQMYKNIAFGKVRFPRDTLSQEGRNFVKGLLNRNPKHRLGATEDAKELMQHPFFADIDWDLLAKKLITPPFKPKLKSETDVSYFDPEFTTALEQNGSLNERAAALARGYAASTPLSPSVQANFQGFTFVDESALDDHMKDRFRSSDDDMDDAHGAANNDDDDWDNLDDIDPRKANRMSGIVKTSHHDEHLVGGSHFDP, encoded by the exons AGCGGTCCACCGACTCCCACGAGAGCATTGTCTGCTGCTCACTCTTCCCAATCAGACGGCAGAGACACGCCGGGACGGACCAGCCACGATGGTGCTGAGCATAGCGGCACCCAGACCCCTCGCAACTCGACGTCTGCCGGCGCTCAGGTGCCTTTGGCGAGGGGCAAACTCACAATCAAGATTGTCGAGGCGCGGGGTCTGCGGAAATGTCGTGACCCTtatgtcgtcgccgtgttTCAGCGCAGCGAGCTAATTTCGGgcgggccgaggccgtccgaAGAGGATGAGCACAATCTGAACGCGCCGACGTCTGTCATTGGCAGCATCCCGATCCAGCGCCAGGGTAGTGACTCAGGTCGCCCCATGGCCATTCCGATGCGCAGCCGTCAGAGCAGCAACACTAGCATCACCGATTATAATACATTTCGGAACCGAACGACTCGCACTCCCTCCTCGAACCCAAAGTGggatgccgaggccgtctt TGACGTCGTCGATTCCGACATGGCGGTAGCGATTTCCGTATACGACCACATGACTACGGGCGAAGAATTCCTGGGACAAGTCGATTTCCAAGCGTCGCGAGACGACCACAGCACCATGCGCAGTTGGTACACGTTGAAGGGCCACGCCGACACagtggccgaggacgccccGACGGGCGAAATATACGTTGAATGCCTATACCAGCGATCGGAGAAGAAGCAATTTGGCCCAAGTGATTTCGAAATCCTCAAGCTCATCGGAAAGGGGACCTTTGGGCAAGTTTATCAGGTTCGGAAGCGCGATACGCAGCGCATCTACGCCATGAAGGTGCTGCAAAAGAAGGTCATTGTGCAGAAGAAGGAGGTTGCCCACACCGTGGGAGAACGCAACATCCTCGTGCGAACGGCCATGTCGGATTCGCCCTTCATTGTTGGCCTCAAGTTCTCGTTCCAGACGCCGTCGGAGCTGTATCTCGTGACAGACTACATGTCGGGTGGCGAGCTGTTCTGGCACCTGCAAAAAGAGGGTCGCTTCGACGAAAGGCGAGCCAAGTTCTATATCGCGGAGCTGATCCTTGCGATCCAGCACCTTCACAACAACGATATCGTGTATCGCGACTTGAAGCCTGAGAacatcctcctcgacgccaatGGCCACATCGCGTTGTGCGACTTCGGCCTCTCCAAGGCCAACCTGACGAAGAacgacaccaccaacacGTTCTGCGGTACTACGGAATACCTGGCGCCCGAGGTCTTGTTGGACGAGTCTGGTTACACCAAGATGGTCGACTTCTGGTCCCTCGGCGTTCTCGTCTTCGAGATGTGCTGCGGCTGGAGCCCGTTCTACGCCGAGGACACGCAACAGATGTACAAGAACATTGCCTTCGGCAAGGTCCGGTTCCCTCGGGACACGCTCTCGCAAGAAGGGCGCAACTTCGTCAAGGGGTTGCTTAACAGAAACCCCAAGCACAGGCTCGGAGCGACAGAAGACGCCAAGGAGCTTATGCAGCATCCCTTCTtcgccgacatcgactgGGACCTCCTGGCCAAGAAGCTCATCACACCGCCGTTCAAGCCTAAGCTCAAGTCTGAGACAGACGTCTCGTACTTTGACCCCGAGTTCACCACCGCCCTGGAACAGAACGGGTCGCTCAACGAGCGTGCGGCTGCCCTGGCCAGAGGCtacgccgcctcgacgccgctgtcCCCATCCGTGCAGGCCAACTTCCAGGGCTTCACCTTTGTTGATGAGAGTGCGCTCGATGATCACATGAAGGATCGGTTCCGCTCAagtgacgacgacatggatgacgcccacggcgctgccaacaatgatgacgacgactggGACAATCTCGACGACATTGATCCGCGCAAGGCAAATCGAATGAGCGGTATCGTCAAGACGTCCCACCACGACGAGCACCTGGTCGGTGGGTCGCATTTTGACCCGTAA